Proteins found in one Mustela lutreola isolate mMusLut2 chromosome 12, mMusLut2.pri, whole genome shotgun sequence genomic segment:
- the UBAC1 gene encoding ubiquitin-associated domain-containing protein 1 — MFVQEEKIFAGKVLRLHICASDGAEWLEEATEDTAVEKLKERCLKHCAHGSLEDPKSVTHHKLIHAASERVLSDAKTILEENVQDQDVLLLIKKRAPTPLPKMADVSAEEKKKQEQKAPDREAIYRATASVPPHNMDRAEVQTNIRDFQTELRKILVSLIEVAQKLLALNPDAVELFKKANAMLDEEEDRRLDEAALRQLTEMGFPETRAAKALRLNHMSVPQAMEWLIEHAEDPTVDAPLPGQASPEGAQAEAALEASPEAAGASTGDEEPRDELTEIFKKIRRKREFRADARAVISLMEMGFDEKEVMDALRVNNNQQNAACEWLLGDRKPSPEELDKGIDPDSPLFQAILDNPVVQLGLTNPKTLLAFEDMLENPLNSSQWMNDPETGPVVLQISRIFQTLNRA; from the exons atGTTCGTGCAGGAGGAGAAGATCTTCGCGGGCAAGGTGCTGCGGCTGCACATCTGCGCGTCCGACGGCGCCGAGTGGCTGGAGGAGGCGACCGAGGACACGGCGGTGGAGAAGCTCAAGGAGCGCTGCCTCAAGCAC tgtgcCCATGGGAGCTTGGAAGACCCCAAAAGCGTGACCCATCACAAATTGATACATGCTGCTTCGGAGAGGGTGCTGAGCGAtgccaaaacaatcttggaagAGAACGTCCAAGACCAAG ATGTCTTATTGTTGATAAAGAAACGTGCTCCGACTCCACTTCCTAAGATGGCTGACGTCTCGGCAGAAGAAAAG AAGAAACAAGAGCAGAAAGCCCCCGACAGGGAGGCCATCTACCGAGCCACCGCCAGCGTGCCGCCCCACAACATGGACCGGGCCGAGGTCCAGACCAACATCAGAGAC TTCCAGACAGAACTCCGGAAGATCCTGGTGTCGCTCATCGAGGTGGCGCAGAAGTTGTTGGCGCTGAACCCAGACGCGGTTGAACTGTTTAAGAAGGCCAATG CGATGTTGGACGAGGAGGAGGATCGCAGACTGGACGAGGCCGCCCTGCGGCAGCTCACGGAGATGGGCTTCCCGGAGACCAGGGCCGCCAAGGCCCTTCGGCTGAACCA CATGTCGGTACCTCAGGCCATGGAGTGGCTGATCGAGCACGCGGAGGACCCGACGGTTGACGCGCCTCTCCCAGGCCAGGCCTCGCCGGAAGGGGCACAGGCCGAGGCTGCCCTCGAGGCCTCCCCGGAGGCTGCTGGGGCGAGCACAGGAGACGAAGAGCCCAGAGACGAGCTAACGGAGATCTTCAAGAAGATCCGGAGGAAAAGGGAGTTTCGGGCTGACGCTCGG GCGGTCATTTCGCTGATGGAGATGGGCTTCGACGAGAAGGAAGTGATGGACGCCCTCCGGGTGAACAACAACCAGCAGAACGCCGCC TGCGAGTGGCTGCTGGGAGACCGGAAGCCGTCCCCCGAGGAGCTGGACAAGGGCATCGACCCCGACAGCCCTCTCTTTCAAGCCATTCTGGATAACCCGGTGGTGCAGCTGGGCCTGACTAACCCGAAAACATTACTAG CGTTCGAAGACATGCTGGAAAACCCACTGAACAGCAGCCAGTGGATGAACGACCCGGAGACGGGGCCGGTGGTGCTGCAGATCTCCCGGATCTTCCAGACCCTGAACCGCGCGTAG